CACGGCGTCCAGCCGCGTCTCGCCCCAGCCGCGGCCGATGCGGCGCAACCCGACCTCGGGCGCGTCGCGCAGATGCAGCGACGTCGGCACGCCGATTTTCTTCAGCCCGGTTGCACTGGAGTCGATCGCGACGATCTGCGCGCCTTCGGCATCGAGCGCGCGCACCATGCTGCGCCCGAAGGCGCAGGCCGCGCCAAGGATGATGATGCGCTTGCCCTGCAGCGCACCGCGGGTTTTCCTCTGGGTCTCGGTCTGCGTATCAAGCATGTGAAATTCTTCCCCCTGCTCTTGGTGTATTTCCGACCAGCCGCGCGTGTTCCTGTAGCGCAAAGCGATCTGTCATGCCCGCGATGTAATCCGCGACCATCCGTGCCAGCATTGTACGGTCTCCGGCCGCTGCGACAATCGATTCCCCCCAGTGTTTCGGCAACAGTTCCGGTCGATCCAGAAACAATGGGAACAGATCCTCGATCACGCGCGTCACCTCGGCGCGGATTTCCATCACCGCAGGGGCACGGTACATCCGTGTGAACAGGAAATCACGGATGCTTTGCAGATCCGCGCGCAGCGGATCCGAGAACCGGATCACCGGACGACCCAGATGCCGGATGTCCTCGGCGGACGCCGCGCCCGAGGTCACCAGCAGATGGCGCGAGGTATCGATCACATCGGCCACCATCACGCCGAACACCCGCCGCAACGCTTCGTGGCGGCGCCGGTCGGCATCCAGACCGGGATGCGCCGCGTCGACCTCGGCATAGGCCGGCCCGATGATCGGCAACTCGCAAATCTCGGCGTCGGTGAAGAGCTGCGCGCGCAGCCCGTCGTGCAGGTCGTGATTGTTGTAGGCAATATCGTCCGACAGGGCAGCGACCTGCGCCTCGGCGCTGGCGTGGGTGTGCAGTTCCAGATCGTGCAGCGCGTTATAATCGGCCAAGGCGTGGGGCAACTCTCCCAGCACGGGGCCGTTATGCTTGGCGATTCCCTCCAGCGTCTCCCACGTCAGGTTCAGCCCGTCGAACAGCGCATAGTGGCGCTCCAGCGAGGTGACGATCTTGATCGCCTGCGCGTTGTGGTCGAACCCGCCGTAGGGCGCCATCAGCGCGGCCAGCGCATCCTCGCCCGTGTGGCCGAACGGCGGATGACCCAAATCATGGGCCAGCGCGACCGCCTCGGTCAGCTCGCCGTTCAGATAGAGCGCACCGGCAATGGTCCGCGCGACCTGCGCGACCTCG
Above is a genomic segment from Sulfitobacter sp. HNIBRBA3233 containing:
- a CDS encoding deoxyguanosinetriphosphate triphosphohydrolase, yielding MRASFASDPDLARGRRVPEDESSFRSCFQRDRDRIIHASAFRRLKHKTQVFVEHEGDYYRTRLTHSIEVAQVARTIAGALYLNGELTEAVALAHDLGHPPFGHTGEDALAALMAPYGGFDHNAQAIKIVTSLERHYALFDGLNLTWETLEGIAKHNGPVLGELPHALADYNALHDLELHTHASAEAQVAALSDDIAYNNHDLHDGLRAQLFTDAEICELPIIGPAYAEVDAAHPGLDADRRRHEALRRVFGVMVADVIDTSRHLLVTSGAASAEDIRHLGRPVIRFSDPLRADLQSIRDFLFTRMYRAPAVMEIRAEVTRVIEDLFPLFLDRPELLPKHWGESIVAAAGDRTMLARMVADYIAGMTDRFALQEHARLVGNTPRAGGRISHA